From the genome of Mycetocola spongiae, one region includes:
- a CDS encoding peptidylprolyl isomerase codes for MSKHTAVATLHTNYGDIVVNLYGDHAPKTVRNFIGLATGEIEWTDERTGEKKQNTPLYNGVVFHRIIPGFMIQGGDPLGNGTGGPGYKFDDEIHGDLTFDEPYILAMANAGKIGGKGTNGSQFFITVGNTSWLHGKHTIFGAVEDAASRKIVDKLAEVPTDARDRPIDDVVIESIDITQL; via the coding sequence ATGTCAAAGCACACCGCTGTCGCAACCCTTCACACCAACTACGGAGACATCGTCGTCAACCTTTATGGCGACCACGCTCCGAAGACCGTGCGTAACTTCATTGGCCTCGCCACGGGCGAAATCGAATGGACCGATGAGCGCACCGGAGAAAAGAAGCAGAACACGCCTCTTTACAACGGAGTGGTCTTCCACCGCATCATCCCCGGCTTCATGATTCAGGGTGGAGACCCCCTGGGCAATGGAACCGGCGGACCGGGCTATAAGTTCGACGATGAGATCCACGGAGACCTCACCTTCGACGAGCCCTATATCCTCGCCATGGCCAACGCCGGAAAGATCGGCGGCAAGGGCACCAACGGCTCGCAGTTCTTCATCACCGTGGGGAACACCTCCTGGCTGCACGGAAAGCACACCATCTTTGGTGCCGTCGAGGATGCTGCCAGCCGCAAGATCGTTGATAAGCTCGCCGAGGTTCCCACCGACGCCCGCGACCGTCCGATCGACGACGTCGTGATCGAGAGCATCGACATCACGCAGCTTTAA
- a CDS encoding DNA helicase, producing MNLTRKRKKEIKRLKGEASALWAAQQELLEHANGVAREAGRQVGNYGREQVVPGVVNTYEQRVQPVFDRGASIGRDLADATKRSIDHTVVPALGSAVGTVLSIGDIARDHRVRNALARVNPKSKVKFVAAPEKKKRSVGGVLAIGAGVLAAAGVVYALWQTFRADDELWVSEDEPLLPNA from the coding sequence GTGAATCTGACGCGCAAGCGCAAGAAAGAGATCAAGCGTCTCAAGGGTGAGGCTAGCGCCCTCTGGGCCGCTCAGCAGGAGCTTCTTGAGCACGCCAACGGCGTAGCTCGCGAGGCCGGACGCCAGGTAGGCAACTACGGGCGCGAACAGGTTGTTCCGGGTGTTGTAAACACCTATGAGCAGCGGGTACAGCCGGTATTCGACCGCGGAGCCTCCATCGGCCGCGATCTGGCCGATGCCACCAAGCGAAGCATCGACCACACGGTCGTTCCGGCGCTCGGAAGCGCCGTGGGAACCGTCCTTTCCATCGGCGATATCGCGCGCGATCACCGCGTGCGTAACGCCCTGGCCCGGGTCAACCCGAAGTCAAAGGTGAAGTTCGTGGCCGCTCCCGAAAAGAAGAAGCGCAGCGTTGGCGGAGTTCTTGCCATCGGTGCCGGTGTGCTGGCGGCGGCCGGTGTGGTTTATGCCCTGTGGCAGACCTTCCGTGCCGATGACGAGCTCTGGGTCTCCGAGGACGAGCCCCTGCTCCCCAACGCCTAA
- a CDS encoding NUDIX hydrolase — protein sequence MDIRVAAYALIIEGDRILLAHWNERGRSGWTLPGGGIDPGEDPAAAAVREILEETGFRAELDGLVGIDSIVTPAERRLDPEVTVPLHSIRVIYRAHITGGELTYEQDGSTDWAAWHSLSEINSLGTVSLVPAALRLLRDAGNDPR from the coding sequence ATGGATATACGTGTGGCGGCCTATGCGCTGATAATCGAGGGTGATCGAATTCTGCTTGCGCACTGGAACGAGCGCGGACGATCGGGCTGGACACTGCCCGGGGGCGGAATCGATCCGGGCGAGGATCCGGCCGCCGCAGCGGTCCGGGAAATCTTAGAGGAAACGGGGTTTCGCGCGGAGCTTGATGGCCTGGTGGGAATCGATTCAATCGTGACCCCCGCCGAGCGCCGGCTGGATCCCGAGGTCACCGTGCCGTTGCACAGCATCCGGGTGATCTATCGCGCGCATATCACCGGCGGGGAGCTCACCTATGAGCAGGACGGCTCCACCGACTGGGCCGCGTGGCACTCGCTCTCGGAGATCAACAGCCTCGGGACGGTGAGCCTGGTCCCGGCGGCATTGCGCCTGCTGCGGGACGCGGGGAACGATCCGCGTTAA
- a CDS encoding DUF3566 domain-containing protein, protein MSSSVAEKLAKKSPKKPSTKQVRLKLVYIDFWSALKMSFLAAVALAVVTVVFFFLVYTVLQQTGVFDQVNALYVSVAGGDGQDGGKATNDLTAIFDLGRVMGFGVVIAILNLVVVTAIGAITAALYNLAVKITGGVLVGFTNN, encoded by the coding sequence ATGAGTAGTAGCGTCGCCGAGAAACTCGCAAAGAAGTCGCCGAAAAAGCCCAGCACCAAGCAGGTCCGCCTGAAGCTGGTCTATATCGACTTCTGGTCGGCCCTGAAGATGTCTTTCCTGGCTGCCGTGGCCCTGGCCGTGGTTACCGTGGTGTTCTTTTTCCTCGTCTATACCGTTCTCCAGCAGACCGGCGTATTTGACCAGGTGAACGCCCTGTACGTGTCCGTGGCCGGAGGCGATGGACAGGACGGCGGCAAGGCCACCAACGACCTCACCGCGATCTTTGACCTCGGTCGAGTGATGGGCTTCGGCGTGGTTATTGCGATCCTCAACCTCGTGGTCGTGACGGCCATCGGTGCGATTACGGCGGCTCTTTATAACCTCGCGGTGAAGATCACCGGCGGCGTTCTGGTGGGTTTCACCAATAACTAA
- the gyrA gene encoding DNA gyrase subunit A: MSDEKNIEEAPDHGDHGVHGKIDQVDLRLEMQRSYLDYAMSVIVGRALPEVRDGMKPVHRRVIYAMYDGGYRPEKAFSKCARVVGDVMGQFHPHGDSAIYDALVRLVQPWSLRYPLALGQGNFGSPGNDGAAAPRYTETKMAPLAMEMVRDIDEDTVDFQDNYDGRTQEPAVLPARFPNLLVNGSVGIAVGMATNIPPHNLREVSEGALWHLANPEAGREELLEALMERIKGPDFPTGAQILGVNGIKDAYRTGRGSITMRAVVNVEEIHGRTCLVVTELPYQVNPDNLAIKIADLVKDGKIAGIADIRDETSGRTGQRLVIVLKRDAVAKVVLNNLYKHTQLQENFGANMLAIVDGVPRTLALDGFITAWTAHQIEVIVRRTQFRLRKAEADAHIQRGYLAALDALDEVIALIRRSPDVDEARTGLMELLKVDQLQADAILAMQLRRLAALERQKIIDRNAELEREIAEYKAILDSPVRQREIVSDELGEIVAKYGDDRRTEIMYGFDGDMNMEDLIPEEEMVVTVTRGGYIKRTRSDNYRSQHRGGKGVKGAQLRADDIVEHFFVTTTHHWLLFFSNKGRVYRAKTYEIQEAGRDAKGQHVANLLAMQPDEEIAQILDITDYQAAEYLVLATRDGLVKKTALSEYDTNRTGGIIAINLREGDELVSALLVEQDSDLMLVSRQGMSIRFTANNEALRPMGRSTSGVTGMKFRGDDQLLSASVLPPEGEEGFVFVVTEGGFAKRTAVEQYRLQNRGGLGIKVAKLNEDRGELAGALVVTEDDEVLVVLASGKVVRSAVAEVPAKGRDTMGVVFARFAEKDRIIALARNSDRNLDSQNADAEDTDPAATEDSSEKEV, translated from the coding sequence ATGAGCGACGAAAAAAATATCGAAGAAGCGCCCGATCACGGTGATCACGGCGTCCACGGCAAGATCGACCAGGTTGATCTTCGCCTAGAGATGCAGCGCAGCTACCTCGACTACGCGATGAGCGTGATCGTGGGCCGCGCCCTGCCCGAGGTGCGCGATGGAATGAAGCCCGTGCACCGTCGCGTGATCTACGCGATGTACGACGGCGGTTACCGCCCGGAGAAGGCCTTCTCCAAGTGTGCCCGCGTGGTTGGCGACGTGATGGGCCAGTTCCACCCGCACGGTGACTCGGCAATCTACGACGCCCTGGTGCGCCTCGTGCAGCCCTGGAGCCTGCGCTATCCGCTGGCCCTGGGCCAGGGAAACTTTGGTTCCCCCGGAAACGACGGCGCCGCGGCCCCGCGATATACCGAGACCAAGATGGCCCCCCTGGCCATGGAGATGGTTCGGGATATCGACGAGGATACGGTCGATTTCCAGGACAACTACGACGGACGCACCCAGGAGCCCGCGGTTCTGCCCGCACGCTTCCCGAACCTGCTGGTGAACGGTTCGGTGGGTATTGCCGTGGGTATGGCCACCAATATCCCCCCGCATAACCTGCGTGAGGTTTCCGAGGGCGCCCTGTGGCACCTCGCCAATCCCGAGGCCGGCCGCGAGGAGCTGCTTGAGGCCCTGATGGAGCGCATCAAGGGACCGGACTTCCCCACGGGAGCCCAGATTCTCGGTGTTAACGGCATTAAGGATGCCTATCGCACGGGCCGCGGTTCGATCACGATGCGCGCCGTTGTAAACGTGGAGGAAATCCACGGACGCACATGCCTCGTGGTAACCGAGCTGCCGTATCAGGTGAACCCCGATAATCTCGCGATTAAGATTGCCGACCTCGTGAAGGACGGCAAGATCGCGGGAATCGCGGATATTCGTGACGAGACCTCGGGTCGCACCGGCCAGCGCCTGGTCATTGTGCTGAAGCGCGATGCCGTTGCCAAGGTGGTGCTGAATAACCTCTATAAGCACACGCAGCTGCAGGAAAACTTCGGCGCCAATATGCTCGCGATCGTGGACGGCGTGCCGCGCACGCTCGCCCTCGACGGCTTCATCACCGCGTGGACCGCGCACCAGATCGAGGTCATCGTCCGCCGCACGCAGTTCCGTTTGCGTAAGGCCGAGGCCGATGCCCATATCCAGCGCGGATATCTCGCGGCGCTTGACGCGCTCGACGAGGTTATCGCCCTGATCCGGCGCTCGCCCGATGTGGACGAGGCCCGCACGGGCCTGATGGAGCTCCTGAAGGTGGACCAGCTCCAGGCCGATGCCATCCTCGCGATGCAGCTGCGCCGCCTGGCCGCCCTCGAGCGTCAGAAGATCATCGATCGTAATGCCGAGCTGGAGCGCGAGATCGCCGAATATAAGGCGATTTTGGATAGCCCCGTGCGTCAGCGCGAGATCGTCAGCGATGAGCTGGGCGAGATCGTCGCAAAATACGGCGATGATCGCCGCACCGAGATCATGTACGGTTTCGATGGCGATATGAACATGGAAGACCTCATCCCCGAGGAGGAGATGGTGGTCACCGTGACCCGCGGCGGCTATATCAAGCGCACGCGGAGCGATAACTATCGCTCGCAGCACCGCGGCGGCAAGGGTGTTAAGGGCGCGCAGTTGCGCGCCGATGACATCGTGGAACACTTCTTTGTGACCACCACTCACCACTGGCTGCTGTTCTTCTCAAATAAGGGTCGCGTGTATCGCGCTAAGACCTATGAGATCCAGGAGGCCGGCCGCGATGCAAAGGGTCAGCACGTCGCCAACCTGTTGGCCATGCAGCCCGATGAGGAAATCGCGCAGATCCTGGATATCACCGATTATCAGGCCGCCGAGTATCTTGTCCTCGCCACGCGCGATGGTCTGGTAAAAAAGACCGCGCTCAGCGAATACGACACCAACCGCACCGGTGGAATCATCGCGATCAACCTGCGTGAGGGTGATGAGCTGGTCTCCGCGCTGCTCGTGGAGCAGGATAGCGACCTCATGCTGGTGTCTCGCCAGGGGATGTCAATCAGATTCACAGCAAATAATGAGGCTTTGCGTCCGATGGGGCGCTCGACCTCTGGTGTGACCGGTATGAAATTCCGCGGAGACGACCAGCTTCTCTCGGCCTCCGTGCTTCCCCCCGAGGGCGAAGAGGGCTTTGTTTTTGTGGTCACCGAGGGCGGATTCGCCAAGCGCACCGCCGTGGAACAGTACCGTTTGCAGAACCGCGGCGGCCTGGGAATCAAGGTGGCCAAGCTCAACGAGGATCGCGGTGAGCTCGCCGGGGCCCTCGTTGTGACCGAGGATGACGAGGTTCTCGTGGTTCTCGCCAGCGGCAAGGTGGTAAGGTCTGCCGTGGCCGAAGTTCCTGCAAAGGGACGCGACACCATGGGTGTTGTCTTCGCACGATTCGCGGAGAAGGACAGAATCATCGCCCTGGCTAGAAACAGTGACCGTAATTTGGACTCCCAGAACGCCGACGCCGAAGACACCGACCCGGCGGCGACTGAGGATTCGTCCGAGAAGGAAGTTTAA
- the gyrB gene encoding DNA topoisomerase (ATP-hydrolyzing) subunit B, whose protein sequence is MSSEPNMSANSGDYGASQIQVLEGLEAVRKRPGMYIGSTGPRGLHHLVYEIVDNSVDEALAGYCDSIDVRILEDGAVRVADNGRGIPVDIHPVEGKSTVEVVLTILHAGGKFGGGGYAVSGGLHGVGSSVVNALSTRLDVEVRRQGHVYRATFHDGVADAPLEMGEATEETGTTITFWPNADIFETVDFDYDTLRTRFQQMAFLNKGLRIELTDERVEEFDDSVELAEGEEAPAPTKKHNVFHYERGLVDYVEYLNKAKKTELVNEEIISFETEDTDRKIALEVAMQWTTQYTESVHTYANTINTHEGGTHEEGFRAALTTLVNRYAREKNILKEKDDNLSGDDVREGLTAVVSIKLGEPQFEGQTKTKLGNTEAKAFVQKVVGDQLGDWFQRNPAVAKEIIMKSISAATARMAARKARETARRKGLLEGGGMPGKLKDCQSKDPSVSEIFIVEGDSAGGSAVQGRNPETQAILPLRGKILNVEKARLDRALANTEVQAMITAFGAGIGEDFNPDKARYHKIVLMADADVDGQHITTLLLTLLFRYMRPLIDHGYVYLAMPPLFRLKWSNSAHEYVYSDEERDDKLAKGLAMGKRIPKDNGIQRYKGLGEMDYKELWETTMAPETRTLRQVTMDDGAAADEIFSTLMGEDVEARRTFIQQNAKDVRFLDI, encoded by the coding sequence ATGTCATCAGAACCGAATATGTCGGCTAATTCCGGCGACTACGGCGCGAGTCAGATTCAGGTTCTTGAGGGTCTTGAGGCGGTCCGCAAGCGGCCCGGTATGTACATCGGATCCACAGGACCGCGCGGTCTGCACCACCTGGTTTACGAGATCGTCGATAACTCGGTAGACGAGGCCCTGGCCGGCTACTGCGATTCAATCGACGTGCGCATCCTCGAGGATGGCGCCGTACGCGTTGCCGATAATGGCCGTGGTATCCCGGTGGACATCCACCCGGTAGAGGGAAAATCAACCGTGGAGGTTGTTTTGACCATCCTGCACGCCGGAGGAAAATTCGGCGGTGGCGGATACGCCGTCTCCGGTGGTCTGCACGGTGTGGGTAGTTCCGTCGTGAACGCCCTCTCGACGCGACTCGATGTTGAGGTCCGCCGTCAGGGACACGTCTATCGGGCCACGTTCCACGACGGAGTCGCCGATGCGCCGCTCGAGATGGGGGAGGCCACCGAGGAGACCGGCACCACCATCACCTTCTGGCCAAACGCGGACATCTTCGAGACCGTGGACTTTGACTACGACACCCTGCGTACGCGCTTCCAGCAGATGGCCTTCCTCAATAAGGGTCTGCGCATCGAATTAACCGATGAGCGCGTCGAGGAATTTGACGACAGCGTGGAGCTCGCCGAGGGCGAGGAGGCTCCGGCCCCCACCAAGAAGCACAACGTCTTCCACTATGAGCGTGGTCTGGTGGACTACGTGGAATACCTGAATAAGGCCAAAAAGACCGAGCTGGTCAACGAGGAGATCATCTCCTTCGAGACCGAGGACACCGATCGTAAGATCGCCCTCGAGGTGGCCATGCAGTGGACCACGCAGTACACCGAGAGCGTGCACACCTACGCCAATACGATTAATACCCACGAGGGTGGAACCCACGAGGAGGGCTTCCGCGCCGCGCTCACCACGCTGGTGAATCGCTATGCGCGCGAGAAGAACATCCTCAAGGAAAAGGACGATAACCTCTCGGGCGATGACGTCCGCGAGGGCCTGACCGCGGTGGTGTCGATTAAGCTCGGCGAGCCGCAGTTCGAGGGCCAGACCAAGACCAAACTGGGAAATACCGAGGCCAAGGCATTTGTGCAGAAGGTTGTCGGCGATCAGCTCGGCGACTGGTTCCAGCGCAACCCCGCGGTGGCCAAGGAAATCATCATGAAGTCGATCTCGGCGGCCACCGCCCGGATGGCAGCCCGTAAGGCCCGCGAAACCGCGCGCCGCAAGGGTCTGCTTGAGGGTGGCGGTATGCCCGGAAAGCTCAAGGACTGCCAGTCCAAGGATCCCTCGGTCTCCGAGATCTTCATCGTGGAGGGTGACTCGGCCGGCGGTAGTGCCGTGCAGGGGCGTAACCCCGAAACCCAGGCCATCCTTCCGCTGCGCGGAAAGATCCTGAACGTGGAGAAGGCCCGCCTCGATCGGGCGCTGGCAAATACCGAGGTCCAGGCGATGATCACGGCATTTGGTGCCGGCATCGGCGAGGACTTCAACCCGGATAAGGCGCGCTATCACAAGATCGTGCTGATGGCCGATGCCGATGTTGATGGTCAGCACATCACCACCCTGCTGCTCACGCTGCTGTTCCGCTATATGCGCCCGCTGATCGATCACGGCTATGTCTATCTCGCGATGCCGCCGCTGTTCCGCCTCAAGTGGAGCAACTCGGCACACGAGTATGTCTATTCCGATGAGGAGCGCGACGATAAGCTCGCGAAGGGCCTCGCGATGGGCAAGCGCATCCCCAAGGACAACGGAATCCAGCGTTATAAGGGTCTGGGTGAGATGGACTATAAGGAACTCTGGGAGACCACGATGGCCCCCGAGACCCGCACCCTGCGCCAGGTCACCATGGACGATGGCGCGGCCGCCGATGAGATTTTCTCGACCCTGATGGGCGAGGATGTCGAGGCCCGCCGCACGTTCATCCAGCAGAATGCCAAGGATGTGCGCTTCCTTGATATCTAA
- a CDS encoding DUF721 domain-containing protein yields MPYGKGREPRGLGDVMEALTISLGWDSNLSQAELMENWTALAGEETARHSTPIAIENGTLSVQCESTAWATQLRLMRMEIMKQIALRYPEAGIEGIRFVGPNVPSFKRGPRSVQGRGVRDTYG; encoded by the coding sequence GTGCCCTATGGAAAGGGGCGCGAGCCCCGCGGCCTGGGAGACGTGATGGAGGCCCTGACGATCTCCTTGGGATGGGACTCCAATCTGTCGCAGGCCGAGCTGATGGAAAACTGGACGGCACTCGCGGGTGAGGAAACCGCCCGTCATTCCACCCCGATCGCGATTGAAAACGGCACGCTCAGCGTGCAGTGCGAGTCCACCGCTTGGGCCACCCAGCTGCGCCTGATGCGGATGGAAATCATGAAGCAGATCGCGCTGCGCTATCCCGAGGCCGGCATCGAGGGGATTCGATTTGTGGGACCCAACGTCCCGTCCTTCAAACGTGGCCCCAGGTCGGTTCAGGGCCGTGGTGTGCGCGATACCTACGGGTAA
- the recF gene encoding DNA replication/repair protein RecF (All proteins in this family for which functions are known are DNA-binding proteins that assist the filamentation of RecA onto DNA for the initiation of recombination or recombinational repair.): MIVTQLNLADFRNYAAADVAVHPGANLFVGKNGQGKTNLVEALGYLSTLGSHRVSSDQALIRAGQDSAVIRAKLHHDGRDLLAEVQINRSGANRAQVNRGQIRPRDLPRYFTSVLFAPEDLGILRGDPSARRRFLDQLLILRTPRLAGVLADYDRVLKQRNTLLKSSRGSGLRENQLTTLEIWDDKLIALGSEIISERLRLVAELRLPIREAYAAVVGDDHGPAIIPVLSIAGNDAEDESSVDSGAVPTENTSRERIAEVFREALGAKRRLELDRGLTLIGPHRDDVRFDLNALPVKGYASHGESWSFALALKLASAEILRRDSPLGDPVLILDDVFAELDQRRRARLAVAISRYEQVLITAAVLDDIPEELTAHVVHIRAGAVLDPEAVGDAFA, translated from the coding sequence GTGATCGTTACCCAGCTAAACCTCGCCGATTTTCGCAATTATGCGGCGGCGGATGTTGCCGTCCATCCGGGCGCCAACCTTTTTGTGGGAAAAAACGGCCAGGGAAAAACCAATCTGGTGGAGGCCCTGGGCTATCTCTCCACCCTTGGCTCGCACCGGGTATCCAGCGATCAGGCGCTTATTCGCGCCGGCCAAGACTCCGCGGTTATTCGCGCCAAACTGCATCATGATGGCAGGGACCTCCTGGCCGAGGTGCAGATTAATCGCAGCGGAGCCAACCGCGCCCAGGTCAACCGCGGCCAGATTCGTCCGCGGGATTTGCCCCGATATTTTACGAGCGTGCTCTTTGCCCCCGAGGATCTGGGGATCCTCCGCGGCGACCCCTCGGCCCGTCGCCGCTTTCTTGATCAACTGCTGATCCTGCGCACACCGCGTTTGGCGGGAGTGCTGGCCGATTACGATCGGGTCCTGAAGCAGAGAAACACGCTCCTCAAATCATCCAGGGGCTCGGGTCTGCGCGAGAATCAGCTCACCACGCTGGAAATCTGGGACGATAAGCTCATCGCGCTCGGCTCCGAGATTATTAGCGAGCGGCTGCGTCTTGTGGCCGAGCTTCGCCTGCCGATCCGGGAGGCCTATGCCGCCGTGGTCGGGGACGACCACGGGCCGGCGATTATCCCCGTACTCTCGATAGCCGGAAACGATGCCGAGGATGAATCCTCCGTGGATTCCGGTGCTGTCCCCACCGAAAATACCTCGCGCGAGCGTATCGCGGAGGTATTTCGGGAGGCTTTGGGGGCAAAACGGCGCCTGGAGCTTGATCGTGGGCTCACCCTGATCGGCCCGCATCGTGATGATGTGCGTTTTGATCTCAACGCGCTGCCCGTGAAGGGCTATGCGAGCCACGGGGAATCCTGGTCTTTTGCGCTGGCGCTGAAGCTCGCCTCGGCCGAAATTTTGCGGCGCGATTCCCCCCTGGGCGACCCAGTATTGATCCTGGACGATGTTTTTGCGGAATTAGACCAGCGCAGGCGTGCGCGATTGGCCGTGGCGATCTCTCGATACGAGCAGGTTTTGATCACGGCGGCCGTCCTGGACGATATTCCCGAGGAGCTCACGGCACACGTGGTACATATCCGCGCCGGTGCGGTCCTGGATCCCGAGGCGGTGGGCGATGCCTTCGCCTAG
- the gnd gene encoding phosphogluconate dehydrogenase (NAD(+)-dependent, decarboxylating), which translates to MHIGLVGLGKMGANMRTRLRNNGIEVTGFDRNPELTDVASLPELVAALPAPRTVWVMVPAGKITDSVITELEGLLEEGDLVIDGGNSRFTDDFAHAAQLSPKGIDYIDAGVSGGVWGVENGYGLMVGGSAEQVERLMPVFDALRPEGPREEGFVHVGEVGAGHYAKMVHNGIEYALMQAYAEGFELLETRKDIIKDVPGTFKAWQRGTVVRSWLLELLVRALDEDPKLKDIEGYVEDSGEGRWTIEEAIENAVPVPTISASIFARFVSRQDDSPAMKAVAALRNQFGGHAVKPSE; encoded by the coding sequence ATGCATATTGGTCTTGTCGGTCTCGGAAAAATGGGTGCAAACATGCGCACCCGTCTTCGTAACAACGGAATCGAGGTCACCGGTTTTGACCGGAACCCCGAACTCACCGACGTTGCTTCCCTCCCCGAGCTGGTAGCCGCACTGCCCGCACCGCGCACGGTGTGGGTCATGGTTCCGGCCGGAAAAATCACGGATTCCGTGATCACCGAACTCGAGGGTCTCCTCGAAGAGGGCGATCTGGTCATCGATGGCGGCAATAGCCGCTTCACGGATGATTTTGCGCACGCCGCGCAGCTGTCCCCGAAGGGCATCGACTATATCGACGCCGGAGTTTCGGGTGGAGTCTGGGGCGTGGAAAACGGATATGGCCTCATGGTCGGCGGAAGCGCCGAGCAGGTGGAGCGCCTCATGCCCGTTTTTGATGCGCTTCGTCCCGAGGGACCGCGCGAAGAGGGCTTTGTCCACGTGGGCGAGGTCGGCGCGGGACACTACGCCAAGATGGTGCATAACGGAATCGAATATGCGCTGATGCAGGCATATGCCGAGGGTTTTGAGCTTCTCGAGACGCGCAAGGACATCATCAAGGATGTTCCGGGCACGTTTAAGGCCTGGCAGCGCGGAACCGTTGTGCGCTCCTGGCTCCTGGAACTTCTGGTTCGCGCCCTGGACGAGGATCCGAAGCTCAAGGACATCGAAGGCTATGTCGAGGACTCGGGCGAGGGTCGTTGGACCATCGAAGAGGCCATCGAAAATGCCGTACCGGTGCCCACCATCTCCGCCTCGATCTTCGCGCGATTTGTTTCGCGCCAGGATGATTCCCCCGCGATGAAGGCGGTGGCCGCGCTGCGCAATCAGTTTGGTGGCCACGCCGTAAAGCCCTCCGAGTAG
- the dnaN gene encoding DNA polymerase III subunit beta: MRFSVNRDVFSEAVSFAVKLLPQRTTLPILSGVLIETSESGLTLSSFDYEVSAQTQIVADIEESGSILVSGRLLADIASRLPNAPVQFATDDNRIQVTCGSASFTLLSMPVEEYPSIPEISGSSGLVPAEEFATAVAQVAVAASRDDVTPVITGVQLEVSDNHLGLVATDRYRVAVREIEWDSGQVGGGEPMTALVPARTLQEVGKTFGHSGNISVAFTNKDDRELIAFSADNKTVTSLLIKGSFPPVRRLFPETTENYAVINTGELIEAVRRVSLVLEREAALRFSFSIDGLIMEAVGSEQAQASEKIDALLTGDDIVLSLKPAFLIDGLNAVRSEFVRFSFTKSENTNKPGPMLMTAQSSKEQPGADSYRYLLQPNLLLR; the protein is encoded by the coding sequence GTGCGATTTAGCGTCAATCGCGATGTCTTTAGCGAGGCCGTCTCGTTTGCAGTCAAACTGCTTCCGCAGCGGACCACTTTGCCGATTCTCAGCGGTGTGCTGATTGAGACCAGCGAATCCGGCCTGACCCTGTCGAGTTTTGACTATGAGGTTTCCGCTCAGACGCAGATTGTCGCCGATATCGAGGAATCTGGATCGATCCTGGTCTCCGGGCGACTTCTCGCCGATATCGCCAGCCGCCTGCCGAATGCACCGGTGCAATTTGCCACCGATGACAACCGCATTCAGGTCACCTGTGGTTCCGCGAGCTTCACCCTGCTCTCGATGCCCGTGGAGGAATACCCGAGCATCCCCGAGATTTCCGGCAGTTCCGGACTTGTCCCGGCCGAAGAATTTGCCACCGCCGTGGCCCAGGTGGCCGTCGCCGCCTCGCGTGACGATGTCACCCCCGTCATCACCGGCGTGCAGCTCGAGGTTTCCGATAATCACCTCGGGCTTGTGGCCACCGACCGCTATCGCGTTGCGGTCCGCGAGATTGAATGGGATTCCGGGCAGGTCGGCGGCGGAGAGCCGATGACCGCACTGGTTCCCGCCCGCACCCTGCAGGAGGTGGGCAAGACCTTTGGTCATTCCGGAAATATTTCCGTGGCATTCACGAATAAGGACGATCGCGAGCTCATCGCCTTCTCCGCGGATAATAAAACCGTTACGTCGCTGCTGATCAAGGGTTCGTTCCCTCCCGTTCGCCGGCTCTTCCCCGAAACCACCGAAAACTACGCCGTGATCAATACCGGCGAGCTGATCGAGGCCGTGCGCCGAGTGTCCCTCGTGCTGGAGCGCGAGGCGGCGCTGCGTTTCTCGTTCTCGATCGACGGTCTCATCATGGAGGCCGTGGGTTCCGAGCAGGCTCAGGCCTCGGAAAAAATCGATGCGCTGCTCACGGGCGACGACATCGTGCTATCGCTGAAGCCCGCGTTCCTGATCGATGGTCTGAACGCCGTGCGCAGCGAATTTGTGCGCTTTTCGTTCACAAAATCCGAAAATACCAATAAGCCCGGCCCCATGCTGATGACCGCTCAGTCGTCCAAGGAACAGCCCGGCGCCGATAGCTATCGCTACCTGCTGCAGCCCAACCTGCTCCTTCGCTAA